Proteins encoded in a region of the Procambarus clarkii isolate CNS0578487 chromosome 28, FALCON_Pclarkii_2.0, whole genome shotgun sequence genome:
- the LOC138369384 gene encoding cuticle protein CP14.6-like produces the protein MKFIIFAVVVAVASAAPQYAAPQAPTRYAESSEEVAILRHDFVPGDAGAYKLDVETANGIVVSQAGAPSGPEGAVVKSGQYSYTAPDGTPVLVKFVADENGYQPQSDLLPVAPEFPHPIPQFVLDQIAFAAAEDAAAARGKSSGPSASYGPPQ, from the exons ATGAAGTTT ATTATTTTCGCCGTCGTTGTGGCCGTGGCCAGCGCCGCCCCCCAGTACGCCGCCCCTCAGGCACCTACCCGCTATGCAGAGTCAAGTGAAGAGGTGGCCATTCTGAGGCACGATTTTGTACCTGGGGACGCCGGCGCCTACAAGCTTGATGTGGAGACTGCCAACGGCATCGTTGTATCCCAAGCTGGCGCTCCCAGTGGCCCAGAGGGTGCTGTGGTCAAGAGCGGACAATATTC CTACACTGCTCCTGACGGCACTCCCGTCCTTGTGAAGTTCGTCGCCGACGAGAACGGCTACCAGCCTCAGTCTGACCTGCTGCCAGTGGCTCCTGAGTTCCCCCACCCAATTCCCCAGTTCGTGCTGGACCAGATCGCCTTCGCTGCTGCAGAAGACGCTGCCGCCGCCCGCGGCAAGTCCTCTGGTCCCTCCGCCAGCTACGGCCCTCCTCAGTAA
- the LOC138369385 gene encoding cuticle protein CP14.6-like, whose product MKFVILAVVVAVASAAPQYAAPQAPTRYSESSEEVAILRHDFVPGDAGAYKLDVETANGIVVSQAGAPSGPEGAVVKTGQYSYTAPDGTPVVVKFVADENGYQPQSDLLPVAPEFPHPIPQFVLDQIAFAAQEDAARARAPSASYGAPQ is encoded by the exons ATGAAGTTT GTTATCCTCGCCGTCGTTGTGGCCGTGGCCAGCGCCGCCCCCCAGTACGCCGCCCCTCAGGCACCTACCCGCTATTCAGAGTCAAGTGAAGAGGTGGCCATTCTGAGGCACGATTTTGTACCTGGGGACGCCGGCGCCTACAAGCTTGATGTGGAGACTGCCAACGGCATCGTTGTATCCCAAGCTGGCGCTCCCAGTGGCCCAGAGGGCGCTGTGGTCAAGACCGGACAGTATTC CTACACTGCTCCTGACGGCACTCCTGTCGTTGTGAAGTTCGTCGCCGACGAGAACGGCTACCAGCCCCAGTCTGACCTGCTGCCAGTGGCTCCTGAGTTCCCCCACCCAATCCCCCAGTTCGTGCTGGACCAGATCGCCTTCGCCGCTCAGGAGGACGCTGCCCGCGCCCGTGCTCCTTCTGCCAGCTATGGCGCCCCTCAGTAA